AGTTCCACACTCCCAACTTTAAGAAGTTTATAACCTAGCTGAGGAGTTGGGGTGGCAGAGGGGTGGTCTAATACTAAAGTTATTGTCCTGGCTCCACAAAACACATCTCATACCAGCTGATATATAATCCCTCTAAGAAGTAGAATGCCATATGACAGCATAGGCTAAGAGCCAAGAACAGAACTCAGTGGTGTGGGGCTGGTAAGGATTTGGAGCTGTATCTTCACATGTTGGGACTCCCCTGGGTGGGTAGAGAAAATGATACCACTGCTGTCAGCTCTTTCATTTTCCATATTCCAGGTTGAGATAAATAAGGTTAGGAAGTAAAAAGAAtctattggccaggtgtggtggctcacgccggtaatcccagcactttgggaggccaaggcaggtggatcacttaaggtcaggagttcaagaccagcctggccaacatggtgaaaccctgcctctactaaaaatacaaaaattagccaggcatggtggcatgtgcctgtagtcctagctacctgggaggctgaggcatgagaaatgcttgaacccaggagacagaggttgcagtgagccaagattgcaccactgcactccagcctgggtgatagagtgagactctgctttaacaaagaaaaaaaaaaaaagaatctgaaccTATCTCCTATCccccggccgggtgcagtggctcactttgggagactgaggtgggaggattccttgagttcaggagttcaagaccagcctgggtaacatagtgaaaccctgtctgtattctCAATATAAATAATTTGTCTAAAGCTTTTAGATAAAAGTTTAAGattcttttcttataaaaaagAATCCATCTCCAACTCCTATTCCAAATTTGAGGAAAGCATTATTGACCTGGCAACAACaaacagtagaaaaaaagaaatagcagaaatgaacaaaaaaatatGTTCTCTGGATATAGAGATGAGGCCTCCAGGGGGCAGCACCAAGGCAGAGAAATAGACTAAGATGGCTCAGTCCTTTCCTTGGTCTGGGGCTCCCCACAGTTCCCCACCGTCACTCCTCCCATTCcttccaactttatttttagCTGCCATTGGGAGGGGGCAGGATGGGAGGGaaagtaaagaaaacagaaaaggagagggaCAGACAGAGGCCAGAGGACTTCTCATACCGGACAGAAACGGATCAGGCATGGAACTCCCCCTCATCACTCACCTGTTCTTGCCCCTGGTGTTCCTGACAGGTGAGGGAAATTAACTTCTTGGTTtctggtgggaatggaagataCATAGATTGTTTGGAATTGGGACCATTAGAGTTAAAATTTCTTTGGGATTTAGGAAGCGAACACTGGTTCTACATTTCTtgttatgtgtgtctgtgtccttgtGCATTTTTATGCCCTCACATATGACTGTTTCAATATTGAGACTGGCAGGGGCTAAAGCTGCCTAGGACCTTGTGTAAGATTTGTATCTAATAAtaatcattataattattattttttaaagatagagtcttactttgttgcctaggctggactgcagtggtgcaaccatagctcaGTAGTCAGGACCtctaggtgcgtgccaccacacccagctaatttttttttttttttttttttttgagacagggtctctgtcactcaagctggagtgcagtggcatgatcatggctcactctagcctcaacctcccagactgaggtgatcctcccaccttggcctcctgagtagctgagactataggcatgtgctaccacacctggctaatttttttttttttgtagagacagagttttgccatgttgcccaggctggtctttaactcctggactcaagcaatccgccctcCACAGCCAccgagagtgctgggattataggcatgagccagcatgcttGGCTGAGATttgtatctaaatatataaaatcttcaTCCTAAGCCCTATAGGAGTAAggagacaaaaaagaaatgtgatgtgACCTTCCATTGCTAGTCTGATTCCTATTATCTCCTCCCTAACTTCTTACCCTTGGTGGTCCCTGGGGCCTGAGGCATAACTGACTAACTATGTGGTCAGAACTCTGGGTTTATCTAACCAATGAGCTGCAGTTTCTAGTCATACAGCCCTGCCAGTTTTCTGGATGCAGAACTGCTCACATACAAAACACCTTTCTGAAAATGAGCATGGTTTGGGATAAAGCTACAGCCATTGGTAATGGTGGGGGGTAGCCTGAGAGGGGTTGCTTAGAAGTACAGAGCAAGACATAGTTGGGGAAAGGACCATGGGAAGGACAAGAGGCCTGGAATTTCTCCTTGCTAGTGCCCTGTAATCATTGTTTCCTAAAATACCAGCTCTGATTTTTAAAGGCATTGGGGTCAAAAGGGAAGATCAGCCAGGGTCGGGCACCTTTAGAGTGGGTTGAAGACTGAGGAAACCATAGAGGtcggtggtgggggaggggggagcagTTGGGAGAGTAGATGAGTTAAAAAGGAGGCAGGTTGTGGGAAACTTCAGGGTGATGGGACCCTTGGCAAGGATGGATGGCAAACTATGTGTGTGGGCAGGCGGGTGGCTCCACCCAGTTAATTACCACTGAGATTGCCAAGGCTGGAATCAACCAGAGACCTAGACATTGGAAAAAGACAGTGCGAGTGTGACAATGACCCTGAGAGTCAGGAAGAGATAGAGAAGGAGAGAGCCAGACGTGCGGTGCTTCTTAGCTTCCTTTCATTTCCCCTATCTTGGGGAGAATTGGAAGCAATGGTTGTTCTGGGGATACAGAAAGGCCCTGTCCCTCTTTTGACCCTCACAGTTTGTTGaggagtgtgtgtgggaggaaTGTTGTGGAAAAGAGTAACTTGACCTTTTCAGACATGTCTGTGAATGAAATTTCAGAGGTGGGAATGGAAATACAGCTGTACATCAGCATGGCAGAAGGCCACAGGTTAGGCATCTGGACAcaaacacaggaaggggatcatcttTGCCTGAGGCTCTAGCACAAGACACTGAGAGAGGCCAGAAAAGCTTATGAGTGAAAAAGCAGGCAGACAGAGATTAAGATGCTCCCTCACAGCTTCTCTCTGGCTGTGCCTCTAGCCATTCACTGCTTCGTGCTAACCTTATGATCCTGGCCCCACAGGTCTCTGCTCCCCCTTTAACCTGGATGAACATCACCCACGCCTATTCCCAGGGCCACCAGAAGCTGAATTTGGATACAGTGTCTTACAACATATTGGGGGTGGACAGCGATGGTGAGGAAGAAACTGGAGTGCCAGGGGACTGGGACTGCAGTAGTGCTAACAAAGAGGAGCCAAGATAGATGGGACTCTAAACTAATCTGGCCTTTTGAAAGTGGCTGGGGCTCTAAACTTGCCACCTCCATGCTTTTTCCCTTTGGCCTATGTCAAGGGTCATGTTTGCCCTATGCTTATATTCACATCCTCTTCCCAGGATGCTGGTGGGCGCCCCCTGGGATGGGCCTTCAGGTGACCGGAGGGGGGACGTTTATCGCTGCCCTGTAGGGGGGGCCCACCATGCCCCATGTGCCAAGAGCCACTTAGGTAAGAAGATACCTGACCCTTCTCCTAACCCCTGACCTTGATGCTCTAGAAGCTTCAACTCCCTATACCTCAGCTTTTTCACCCCTAAAATCCACATGCTCCCTGTCCCCAATCTGATACCAATCCCTGCTCATTCTCCTCCAAAATCACATGAATTCAAGCACTCCGTCTATAACACCATGATCTCATTCTCTTCTGCCTCCTTCCAACCAGGTGACTACCAACTGGGAAATTCATCTCATCCTGCTGTGAATATGCACCTGGGGATGTCTCTGTTAGAGACAGATGGTGATGGGGGATTCATGGTGAGCTAAGGAAAGGGTGGTGGCAGTGTCTCTGAAGGTCCATAACAGAAAAAAGAGCAATGTGGTAAGGGAAAATGGTCTGTGTGGAGGGGCCAAGGAGTTAAAAACCTAGAAAGCAAGGTAGGTAATGTCAGGGAGTGGTCTTCATGCCTCCTTCAACTGGGAGCATGTTCTGAGGGTGCCCTCCCAAGCCTGGGAGTAACTATTTTCCCCATCCCCAGGCCTGTGCCCCTCTCTGGTCTCGTGCTTGTGGCAGCTCTGTCTTCAGTTCTGGGATATGTGCCCGTGTGGATGCTTCATTCCGGCCTCAGGGAAGCCTGGCACCCACTGCCCAACgtgagccagaggaaggctgagtACTTGGTTCCCAGAAGGGGATACTGGGTGGGAAAAAGATGGGGCAAAGGGGTATGATGCCTGGCAGAGGGCCTGCATGGCTGTCCTCATTGCTACCTAATATGCTTGCAAAAGCTCCATGTTTCCTGACAGATTAGAATTCAGACTCCTgcccaggtatggtggctcacacctgtcatcccagcactttgggaggccaaggtgggcatatcacttgaagtcaggagttcaagaccagcctggccaacatggtgaaatcccatctctactaaaaaaatacaaaaattgctgggtatggtggctcatgcctgtaatcccagcactttgggaggcaaaggcgggcagatcataaggtcaagagatcgagaccatactggccaatatggtgaaaccccatctctactaaaaatacaaaaattagctgggcatagtggcgagcacctgtagttccagctattcgggaagcagaggcaggagaaccgcttgatatagagaggcggaggttgcagtgagccgagatcgtgccactgcactccagttctggtgacagagtgagactctgtctcaaaaaaaaagagaaaaaaacacaaaagttagccgggcgtggtggtgcatgcctgcaatctcagctactcgggaggctaaggcaggagaatctcgcttcaacccaggaggtggaggttgcagtgagccaagattgtgccactgcactctagcctgggtgacagagtaagcaagacaccatctcaaaaataataataataataactcggACTCCTTATCAGGAGTCCATGatctggcctggcacagtggctcatgcctataatcccaacattttgggaggccaaggcaggaggattgtttgaggtctggaggtttgagaccagcctgggcaacatagaccccatctctacaaaaataaaaaataaaaaaattagccaggcatggtggtgcatgcctgtggtcccagctactcaggaggccaaggtgggaagatcgtttgagcccaggaggtcaaggctgcagtgagccatgattataccactacactccagcctgggcaacagagtgagactctgtctcaaaaacaaacaaaatgttctCTACCCAAATGCCTTTCCTAATATTCTCTTCTCCttaaatattttcagtctttACTATCTTCTTAGTTGCTACCATGTTTCATTCCCCACCATCAGAACCAATCTGCTTTTGTTCCCCCACTGTACAGAGTCATGCTATATTCCTACCTAGCATTTAATTCCTTCTTGTTTTTTAGAGCattgtatttataaattatatatatataaatgtgtatatttgtgtgtttatatacctatatatacatatatacacacatatatacatttatatatatacttacatacacACAATTACTGAAGATTACTAAAGGgatcttttattaatttctacacttacacagagcctggcacagtaCCTTTTTtgcatgtaagaagtgccttatAAATGTCTAAATTGAACGTGTCCTCCTGTGACCTCTTTCCTTTGTTGCCCCCAGCTCAGTGTCTTCTACCTCAGTTTTCCCCTTCCTTCTAGGCTGCCCAACATACATGGATGTTGTCATCGTCTTGGATGGCTCCAACAGCATCTACCCCTGGTCTGAAGTTCAGACCTTCCTACGAAGACTGGTAGGGAAACTGTTTATTGACCCGGAACAGATACAGGTAAGAGAAGGCAATATGAGCTAGGCGCAGTTGCTTGTGGCACCTactcaagaggtggaggtgggaggatcccttgaggccaggggttcaagactagcctgggcaatatagtgagacctcatctctaaaaatatgaaaaaaaaaaaaagaaattagccaggcatggtggcatgcacctgcagtcccagctactcaggaggctgaggtaagagatcaattgagcccatgagtttgaggctgcagtgagctttgatcacacagctgcactccagcctgggtgaaagagtgagaccccatttcttagAGAGAGAAAAGCAATATGGATGGGcttggaaggggagagagagagagagaggggataAATGTAGGTGTTATCTTCAGTAGTATCCAGGTGTTCATCTCTCCTCTTCTTACatactttcttcttcctcctctcccccgATCTCACATACATACATTTCTTTTGAATGTGCTTTATTCCCAGGTGGGACTGGTACAGTATGGGGAGAGCCCTGTACATGAGTGGTCCCTGGGAGATTTTCGAACGAAGGAAGAAGTGGTGAGAGCAGCAAAGAACCTCAGTCGGCGGGAGGGACGAGAAACAAAGACTGCCCAAGCAATAATGGTGGCCTGGTGAGGCACTGGGAAGAGAGGTGTGGGAGGCTAGAGCAATGAAGCCTTAGAAGAGTTagggcagggctgggtgcggtggctcccgcctgtaatcccagcactttgggaggccgaggcgggcagatcacctgaggtcgggagtttgagaccagcctgaccaacatggagaaaccccatctctactaaaaatacaaaattagccaggcatggtggcacatgtctgtaatcccagctactcaggaggctgaggcaggagactctcttgaacccgggaggtggaggttgcggtgagccgagatcatgccattgcactccagcctgggcaataaaagcaaaactccatctcaaaaataaaataaaataaaataaattaagaaataaaataaaactttccctttaaaaaaaagaaaaagtaaaaaaagaagaaggagaagttAGGGCAGGTTTGGAGTGCAGTGTGTATATCCCAAGATGTCTTGCATACTTTCTTTGTATGTACACTAATGGTACACAGAGGAAGGCTAAGTGGGCTGTCACTGCACTCCCTCTCACTACATTTCTACAAAGTGTCTATGTCTGTGTCTTTCCATATTTCACAGACAGAAGTATCTTTCTATCCCTCCACTCCAACAGTGATCCTGGCCCACAGGTTCTCCACTACTAATGTCCTAGCCCACGTTCCAAACATGATCCAAAACTCATCTCTAGGGGCACAGTggtaaaattgaaacaaaacaaaacaactcatcTCTGGGAGGAGTCCCTGCCCAGACCATTCTCTTCTGTTCTATATTTCCTTAATATTTGTCCTCCCAAgtacaatatttgttgaatgaatctgAGTGTATGAATGTTGTACTTATTTAGATTGATAAGCTACTCTGTATGTTCTATGACATTCAAACATTTGAGCTCTCATTCCATGCCATCTCCATGTTAAATACTCAAGAAATGGCCTAAAAGGCAAGATGCCTGACCTCAGTGAAGTGCTGATGTTaaatcctgtgtgtgtgtgtgtgtgtgtgtgtgtgtgtgtgtgtctgcacacaTCTGATCACACCTCACTCCTTTCTCTTCTCAGCACAGAAGGGTTCAGTCAGTCCCATGGGGGCCGACCCGAGGCTGCCAGGCTACTGGTGGTTGTCACTGATGGAGAGTCCCATGATGGAGAGGAGCTTCCTGCAGCACTAAAGACCTGTGAGGCTGGAAGAGTGACACGCTATGGGATTGCAGTGAGAATTCACCCTGGATCTGGAAGAGCTGGGGGGTGGCAGGGGGGCAGTGTCTTGTGAACTGTCCAAGTACTGGGAACTTGAGGAAAACAAGGCCATTAACTACTTTCCAGACTTCAGCCACATCATGTTAGTTGGCTGTGTTCTGTGCCAACTCTAACACCTCATTCCTTGATCTTATGACCTCTTAGGTCCTTGGTCACTACCTCCGGCGGCAGCGAGATCCCAGCTCTTTCCTGAGAGAAATTAGAACTATTGCCAGTGATCCAGATGAGCGATTCTTCTTCAATGTCACAGATGAGGCTGCTCTGACTGACATTGTGGATGCACTAGGAGATCGGATTTTTGGCCTCGAAGGTGAGGATTACTCTGGAGAAATGGACAGGGTGGGAGAAGTTCTGGAGTGTGGGTGGGGCTCTGGAGTGAGTTCAGTAGGTCAAAGGGGAAACTGTCTTCCCCTGATATTGTCTCAATATTTTCTCACGACTAAGGGTCCCATGCAGAAAATGAAAGCTCCTTTGGGCTGGAAATGTCTCAGATTGGTTTCTCCACTCATCGGCTAAAGGTTGGACAGATTGACCCCTTCATGACTTCTCCCATTCTCTGACTCAGATAACTTCAACCACAGGGCCCTCCAGATTCCTCCTTTAACCAGCCTCCATCCTGACCTTCCCATGCCTTTCCAACTGAGCCCAGCAGACCCTCAGTGATCTTTTCACTCCTGgaatgtttttttccctttatacCCCACTGTCTTCTCAGTGACTCCATCTGCTTCTGTCCCACAGGATGGGATTCTCTTTGGGATGGTGGGGGCCTATGACTGGGGGGGCTCTGTGCTATGGCTTGAAGGAGGTCACCACCTTTTCCCCCCACGAATGGCTCTGGAAGACGAGTTCCCCTCTGCATTGCAGAACCATGCAGCCTACCTGGGTGAGTAGCAGAGTTGCAGAGGACTTGCAGGGTAGGGGAGGAAATACATCCCTAGTTGCGGGGTATGAAATACTCCCTCTTAACTCATGAGGTTTCTCACTGACCTCTTACTACTTCCCTTGGGACCTCCTGCTGTGCCTTTAGGGAACCCCCTACTCTGGACCCCATCTTCTTTTCCTTTACCTCTGTTACTTTGCTCACTTCTAGGTTACTCTGTTTCTTCCATGCTTTTGCGGGGTGGACGCCGCCTGTTTCTCTCTGGGGCTCCTCGATTTAGACATCGAGGAAAAGTCATCGCCTTCCAGCTTAAGAAAGATGGGGCTGTGAGGGTTGCCCAGAGCCTCCAGGGGGAGCAGGTAGGGCATCCAAGGAAGGGTGGGACCTTTGGATTCCCAGGGACCTCTGGGCTGTTGGGGAGGAGTGTGAAGTGGGTAAGAGAGAGGCCTGCAAAGTCTGTGCGGAATTCTGGTTGGCAGAGTCT
This region of Macaca fascicularis isolate 582-1 chromosome 1, T2T-MFA8v1.1 genomic DNA includes:
- the ITGA10 gene encoding integrin alpha-10 isoform X6; protein product: MELPLITHLFLPLVFLTGLCSPFNLDEHHPRLFPGPPEAEFGYSVLQHIGGGQRWMLVGAPWDGPSGDRRGDVYRCPVGGAHHAPCAKSHLGDYQLGNSSHPAVNMHLGMSLLETDGDGGFMACAPLWSRACGSSVFSSGICARVDASFRPQGSLAPTAQRCPTYMDVVIVLDGSNSIYPWSEVQTFLRRLVGKLFIDPEQIQVGLVQYGESPVHEWSLGDFRTKEEVVRAAKNLSRREGRETKTAQAIMVACTEGFSQSHGGRPEAARLLVVVTDGESHDGEELPAALKTCEAGRVTRYGIAVLGHYLRRQRDPSSFLREIRTIASDPDERFFFNVTDEAALTDIVDALGDRIFGLEGSHAENESSFGLEMSQIGFSTHRLKDGILFGMVGAYDWGGSVLWLEGGHHLFPPRMALEDEFPSALQNHAAYLGYSVSSMLLRGGRRLFLSGAPRFRHRGKVIAFQLKKDGAVRVAQSLQGEQIGSYFGSELCPLDTDRDGTTDVLLVAAPMFLGPQNKETGRVYVYLVGQQSLLTLQGTLQPEPPQDARFGFAMGALPDLNQDGFADVAVGAPLEDGHQGALYLYHGTQSGVRPHPAQRIAAASMPHALSYFGRSVDGRLDLDGDDLVDVAVGAQGAAILLSSRPIVHLAPSLEVTPQAISVVQRDCRRRGQEAVCLTAALCFQVTSRTPGRWDRRFYMRFTASLDEWTAGARAAFDGSGQRLSPRRLRLSVGNVTCEQLHFHVLDTSDYLRPVAFTVTFALDNTTKPGPVLDEGSPTSIQKLVPFSKDCGPDNECVTDLVLQVNMDIRGSRLDGHVLGKPG
- the ITGA10 gene encoding integrin alpha-10 isoform X8, whose amino-acid sequence is MELPLITHLFLPLVFLTGLCSPFNLDEHHPRLFPGPPEAEFGYSVLQHIGGGQRWMLVGAPWDGPSGDRRGDVYRCPVGGAHHAPCAKSHLGDYQLGNSSHPAVNMHLGMSLLETDGDGGFMACAPLWSRACGSSVFSSGICARVDASFRPQGSLAPTAQRCPTYMDVVIVLDGSNSIYPWSEVQTFLRRLVGKLFIDPEQIQVGLVQYGESPVHEWSLGDFRTKEEVVRAAKNLSRREGRETKTAQAIMVACTEGFSQSHGGRPEAARLLVVVTDGESHDGEELPAALKTCEAGRVTRYGIAVLGHYLRRQRDPSSFLREIRTIASDPDERFFFNVTDEAALTDIVDALGDRIFGLEGSHAENESSFGLEMSQIGFSTHRLKDGILFGMVGAYDWGGSVLWLEGGHHLFPPRMALEDEFPSALQNHAAYLGYSVSSMLLRGGRRLFLSGAPRFRHRGKVIAFQLKKDGAVRVAQSLQGEQIGSYFGSELCPLDTDRDGTTDVLLVAAPMFLGPQNKETGRVYVYLVGQQSLLTLQGTLQPEPPQDARFGFAMGALPDLNQDGFADVAVGAPLEDGHQGALYLYHGTQSGVRPHPAQD